TTTTATCTGCTGAACATGACCATGATATATCTTTATAGGTAAACATGCCCCTTCTACACAACATTTAACACCATAATCTAAAATATTTTTATTAGTATCAGTTGAAGTAATAACTTGTACTCCTAACATTTCAAAAAAATTTTTCCATATAAAATGGTAATCATAATAATGTAATCCTTTGGGTATCCCTATTTTTTTAATAGTACCCCTCCTAACTATATAATTTTTATACCATTTTTTATTATTGACTGAATTCATCAAAACTATAACTAAATAAATTTAAACATAAAAAAAGACCTTGAAAACAAAGTCTCGGATTATTACCAGATCTATTATCACGATAATAAAAAATAAAAGCTAGTAGTTGATAAGGAAAACCTATAGGATTTTCCTTATCAACTACTAGCTACTAACCACGAACTACTAACTATTTTCTACTCCTTTTTAGAACTACACATATTAGATGATGGACAAGAAGAACAACCACTACATTGACCTTTAGTCCTATTCCTTATATGTTTATTTATAACATATATACTATATCCCGCTATGAGCAAGGTCAGTAACACGGTAACAAAAGTTCCCATAAAATCATCTCCTTAATTGCTCCAAAACAATTTCCAATATCCTAACTTATTAAAATAGTAAAATACCTATTCTATAAACCATAAACGCAACAATCCATGCTACAGCAAACTGATAAACCATAGAAAAAATTGCCCATTTCCAAGAGTTAGTTTCCCTCCTTATAACTGCTATAACAGCTACACAAGGTGTATATAATAAAATAAAAACTAACAGGGCATATGCAGATACACTTGTAAACTCAGGTCCTAAAGCCTTGGCAAATTCTATTACATTGGGCGTCTCTCCTAAACCATATATTATAGATAAATTACTTACTACAACCTCTTTAGCCAGTAATCCCGTTATAAGAGATAGTCCCATCTGCCAAGTACCAAACCCTATAGGTTTAAATATAGGGGCTATAATTTTACCAAACTGAGCCCCAAAACTACTAGCCATATCTGAAGGGCCTGAAATATTAAATCCTAATATAATCCAAAGAATAATTGATGCTGCAAATATAACTGTAGATGCCTTAGTTAAGAACCCTTTCACTTTATCCCAAACATTTATAACTACACCTTTCAATGTAGGCATCCTATATGGGGGAAGTTCCATAAGTAATGCACTGGATTCTCCTCTAAATAATGTCTTTTTAAATATAAGCCCCATAATAATAGCTATAATTATTCCTAATATATATAAAGAAAAAACTACTTTAGATTCATTTCCTGGGAAAAACGCAGATGCAAACAATGTATATACAGGTAGTCTTGCACCACAAGACATAAAAGGATTAATTAAAATTGTAGTCAGTCTATCTTTCTCATCTTCTAAGGTTCTTGTTCCCATAATAGCAGGTACATTGCACCCAAATCCCATTATCATAGGAATAAAGGCCTTTCCATTTAATCCTATCTTCCTCATAGCTTTATCCATTATAAATGCAACTCTAGCCATATAACCACTATCTTCAAGTATTGATATAGCTATAAATAGAAATGCTATATTAGGTAAAAAAGTAAGTACTCCTCCTACACCGCCAATTATTCCATCCACTATTAATGATATTAGCCATGGCGCCACAGACATATTGTTTAATAAATCCGATACATATAAAGTCAAAACTTGACTAAAAAATATATCTATTTTTTCTAGAAAAAATCCTCCTGCAGTAAATGTAAACCAAAATACCCCATACATCATTAATGCAAAAATAGGTAACGCAAAATATCTATTCATCAACACTCTATCTATTTTATCCGATATTGTATCTTCATCTTCGCCTTTTTTGGTTACAACATTAGAAACGATTCCATCTATCAGTTCATATCTCTTATCCGCAACTGTCACATTATTATTCATTCTTCCTGTATATAACTTTTTTAAATCTTTATTATATACAATAGACTCTAAATCTTTATCCCCTTCAAGTATCTTTATAACAATACCTCTAATATTAGAACCACTAAAACTTCCTTCTTTTATAATTTCATTAGATAATTCATCTATATATCTTTCTATATCTTGTCCATAATTAAAATCTTTTGGTTTAAATATCTCTTTGCCTTCTATAAAATCTATCACTTTGTCTAATAATTCATTTATGCCTTTTCCCTTTCTAGCAATCACAGGAATTATAGGCACACCCAATTCTTTTTGCAATAATTGAAAATCTATTTCAATTCCTCTATTTTCAGCTACATCTATCATATTTAATGCAACAATAACAGGTTTACCTAATTCTATTAGTTGTAAAGTCAAATACAAATTTCTAGCTAAATTAGAGCCATCAACTATATTTATTATGACATCAGGATCGCCTTCCATTATATAATCTCTAGCCACCCTTTCTTCCAGTGAAAAAGGCAATAAACTATAAGTTCCTGGCAAATCGACTATATTTAAATTATAATTATTGTACTTTTTTTTACCTTCTTTTCTTTCTACTGTAACTCCTGGCCAGTTTCCCACATATTGTTTCGAACCAGTTAGTTGATTAAACATTGTAGATTTACCGCTATTGGGATTACCTGCAAGTGCTATATTCACTGTTCTATCCAAGTATTATGCCTCCTTAAACTCTAGCCCCTAGTTTATATAATTTCCTCAACTAATATTTTTTCAGACATACCTCTTCCTATGGCTAGCTTTGTATCTCTTAATTTTATAACTACTGCTCCATTTAGATTGTTGGCTACTATCTTAAACTCTACTCCCATTGTTAATCCCATATCTTGAAGCCTTTTTCTAAATTTATGGCCCCATGATATATCTCTTAATATAACTTTTTGACCTGATTTTACAAATGATAGTGGCATATCCATTCCTCCTAAATATGATGATAACGATTATCATTTTCGTACTTTAATACTATCAAATAGTAAAAAAAATGTCAATAAGAATTTAATTTGAACAGGAAAAAATCTGCACTTAAGCAGACTTTTCATATCTATTCATTATCTTTGCAATATCATTCATAATAATTGTTTTTTTAATATTATCAGTGCTGAACTCAATACTACTTTTTAAATATTTATAGAAATCTTCTGGTCCTTCAAAGGGCTTGTCTAATAGTGATAATATCTTTTTCATCCTGGCTTTTCTTTGTATATTAGTCATAGATTTCATATTTCTATCCATGAAATCTATGAAGTTTTCAATATTTTCCTCTAAATAATACTCATCAACTTCTTCTCTATCGTCATAAATCATTAAGACTTCTTCTTCTATATAATAATCATTAAAATATGCCAAGATCTTTTGAACTTCCATTATAATTTGTAATATTTCATCATCTTCATCATTTTCATCATAATATCTTTGTAATAATTCTGTGAAACCATAGTTAGATTGTACAAAATCCTCTTTAATATTGTCTATACTTTTTTCATATTTTTGAAAAAAATCTTTATTATTAGAAAACTTCTTACTTTCATACAAATTCATTAACCCTTTTTGTAAATTAACATAATCTTTAACCTTAAAGGTTTCATTATCAACTTTTAATTCTTCTATTAAAATTATTCTATTTAAAATCATTCCACACTGTCTAATTATACCATAAATCAAATTAATTTCTCCAATAAATTCTTTTATGCTTTGATACCTTTTGCTTATGTAATCAATTGACTTTTCAGGATAATTATCTCTTTTAAAATTTTGAGTATTTCTAAAAAATCGGTCAAATGAACATCCATAATCCTTCCCTAATGTCCCATTAAAAGTAGTTCTATACCTTTTAAGAACTATGTCTACCTCAATCCTACTACTATGCTTAAGTCCGTTAAATATACTTTTTCTAACGATATCATAATATTTATCTCTTGTCATTCTAAATGGTAAGACCTCTATTATATCCTTAATTTTATCATAGAGCATGTCCATATCCTGTGTTAAAAATTTCAAAACATCTTCATAAAATTGATTCAAATTAAATGTATTTTCATAGACAAGATTTTGGTTTCCATGTTTCAATATATCTTCAAGTATATCCTTTATATAATCTAATTCTATAAGATATAGAGAAATAACCTCTATATGATTTATGCATTGAGCTCTTAATCTCTTCAAATTTGATATTTTTTCATGGGAGCTACTTTTTCCATTTACTAAATCTATTTCTTCTTGGACCCTATCTATAAATTCATCTAAATTCTCGTTATCATTTTGCAATTCATCAAGCCTTAAATCCTCCGTATTTCTTATTTCTTGTATCTCTTTATTCATCTCTAGTATTTCTATTTTAGATAATAGATACACATAATCAACTATTTTTTCTTTTTCTAATGCTATTTTATTAATTAACTCTCTACTATTACTTTCTTTGTGTTCACAAGTTTTAGATTGCATAATAAAATCACCCTTTTATTCTAATATAAGTATAGAAATCAGTCTTTATAAGAATCCATAGCCTTTTTTATTCCTCCGATAAATTGTTTATAAGTATCTAGTTCTTCCCTAGGAAGGAATCCTTCTTCATATAATATATTTATCAATGTTCCAAAACTATACATATTGGCATTAAATTTTAAACTACCATTATTAACATTACTAAAATAACTATTTATTTTTTCATTTAAATTATATTCACCTTTTAATCTTTCTAGTCCGTTTCTCAATATATTTTCACATTCTTTATATTTTTTTTGTTTATAATAAATAAATCCTTTATTTAAGTAAAAATTGCTTATAACGTCAGTATCAAGCTCAGAAAGAATATCTCCTTGACTTTCTATATCTATATAATCTTTCAGGGCTTCTTGATATTTTTTGTTTTCCATATATATCTTAGACTTAAGAAATACGACATCAAGTTTTTCTTCCATA
This DNA window, taken from Clostridiisalibacter paucivorans DSM 22131, encodes the following:
- a CDS encoding FeoB-associated Cys-rich membrane protein yields the protein MGTFVTVLLTLLIAGYSIYVINKHIRNRTKGQCSGCSSCPSSNMCSSKKE
- the feoB gene encoding ferrous iron transport protein B → MDRTVNIALAGNPNSGKSTMFNQLTGSKQYVGNWPGVTVERKEGKKKYNNYNLNIVDLPGTYSLLPFSLEERVARDYIMEGDPDVIINIVDGSNLARNLYLTLQLIELGKPVIVALNMIDVAENRGIEIDFQLLQKELGVPIIPVIARKGKGINELLDKVIDFIEGKEIFKPKDFNYGQDIERYIDELSNEIIKEGSFSGSNIRGIVIKILEGDKDLESIVYNKDLKKLYTGRMNNNVTVADKRYELIDGIVSNVVTKKGEDEDTISDKIDRVLMNRYFALPIFALMMYGVFWFTFTAGGFFLEKIDIFFSQVLTLYVSDLLNNMSVAPWLISLIVDGIIGGVGGVLTFLPNIAFLFIAISILEDSGYMARVAFIMDKAMRKIGLNGKAFIPMIMGFGCNVPAIMGTRTLEDEKDRLTTILINPFMSCGARLPVYTLFASAFFPGNESKVVFSLYILGIIIAIIMGLIFKKTLFRGESSALLMELPPYRMPTLKGVVINVWDKVKGFLTKASTVIFAASIILWIILGFNISGPSDMASSFGAQFGKIIAPIFKPIGFGTWQMGLSLITGLLAKEVVVSNLSIIYGLGETPNVIEFAKALGPEFTSVSAYALLVFILLYTPCVAVIAVIRRETNSWKWAIFSMVYQFAVAWIVAFMVYRIGILLF
- a CDS encoding FeoA family protein; this translates as MPLSFVKSGQKVILRDISWGHKFRKRLQDMGLTMGVEFKIVANNLNGAVVIKLRDTKLAIGRGMSEKILVEEII